From Nilaparvata lugens isolate BPH chromosome 7, ASM1435652v1, whole genome shotgun sequence, one genomic window encodes:
- the LOC111058211 gene encoding distal membrane-arm assembly complex protein 2-like, with the protein MNVFKPRVWKQISAVGSRFYKARDMEVNKNPIPTELEIAFEKMKWARDYNEQETTFSKLFKAFSRRKDDQPRRLLLADDFTFENMQMWLKEMKKYNMIETQRYREDRHETLGNDLAVAHFIVYRGGRVKFYGHNHWIKTVKNEDYYENLPKSFDPTMFLEAVDAQGMQLIYEAFENFKGLARLRWLSLNDNPHFNDWCLDRISCELKDSLEYLDISNCRKVTYRGLTCLYRMEKLKVLKVENIADSLEFQLSCLELEEAIPELKIEGVNYMEPDQSKREVQ; encoded by the coding sequence CTGTAGGCAGTCGCTTCTACAAGGCAAGGGACATGGAAGTGAATAAAAACCCCATACCTACTGAGCTGGAGATAGCATTCGAAAAAATGAAATGGGCAAGAGACTATAATGAACAGGAGACCACTTTCTCGAAACTCTTCAAAGCGTTCAGTCGGAGAAAAGATGACCAGCCAAGAAGATTACTATTGGCTGACGACTTTACGTTTGAAAACATGCAGATGTGGCtgaaagagatgaagaaatataatatgatcGAAACGCAGCGCTACAGGGAGGATCGTCATGAGACATTAGGGAACGATCTGGCTGTCGCTCATTTCATCGTTTACAGAGGTGGGCGAGTCAAATTCTACGGTCATAACCACTGGATAAAAACCGTCAAAAATGAAGACTACTACGAAAATCTTCCGAAATCGTTCGATCCGACTATGTTCTTGGAGGCGGTCGACGCACAAGGCATGCAACTTATCTACGAGGCCTTCGAGAATTTCAAAGGACTGGCGCGATTGCGTTGGTTATCACTAAACGACAACCCTCATTTCAACGACTGGTGTCTCGATAGAATATCCTGTGAGCTAAAGGATTCGTTGGAGTATTTGGACATCAGCAACTGTAGAAAAGTCACCTACAGAGGTTTGACGTGTTTGTAtagaatggaaaaattgaaagtgcTCAAAGTAGAGAATATTGCTGATTCGTTGGAGTTTCAGCTCTCGTGTCTTGAGCTCGAAGAAGCTATTCCCGAGTTGAAAATTGAAGGTGTTAATTACATGGAGCCTGATCAAAGTAAAAGAGAGgttcaataa